The region CTGGGTTCGTTCAAATTTTGTGATGTTTCAAGCTGGTTTGTTATCGATTTCCGTTGATTTCATCAATTTTTACAATGATCTGGGCTTTCATATTACGGAGTCTTGAAGAATGAAAGATTTATATATacacattaaattaattatcaatgtataattaatttttgacaaaaaaaatatataattaattagatctatattaatcaaacaaaatcaaattaaattaaatgtatAGAAAATATTGGttaataaacaaaatcaaattaaattaaatgtatAGAAAATATTggttaatcaaacaaaaaaaaaatatacaaatatgtGGCGCAATTTGATTTTGATCTCATCTCTTAAATTTTGagttagtttaaaattttattaaatcaaattgaacCGAAACAAAACATACATGCAACTGTATGATTGCATTATTATGAACTTTAAAATCAATTGACATATATGAATAATTATAATAGATCAAACAActaataaatcttaaaaatcATACATAAATTGTGACATATTATTATCCAAATCACAATTCACTACCCTCGtgctaagagcatctccaatggtaATCTCTATTGTAaaacatatttttgaaaataaagagcatcttttaaATAAAGAgtagaattataaattttaatccaatgaactctttaaaatataacattttgctatatttttttaataaaaattaatttattcagttactgtatttatttatttttgttataattttctttttcatatattttatggtgaaaaaataaataaaaaaacattttttaaacaataaaaatataatctctgtgttttgaatttgaaattatgTTAAAGAGATAAGAAATAGAGAGTGAAtttggctctccacatgtagagagtCAAACTGACTctctatttaaaatttgtattataaAGAGTTTATTGGACTTCTATTTTAATGTTAAACTCTccaaaataaagaataaaactcttttaaagagtttgttggagatgctctaattcatgctattaatacataattttaaattttaatcaacaACAGTGTAGTCATCACTAAAATTTAGGGCATGCATCTTATTGCTTCGCTCGCAAACGTGTAAGACATTTTTAATGCTATTTCTTAAAATAAAGATTatgttttatgaaataaaatagtattatatttataaaaaatgaaaattctttaaatctattttttttaattcccaactctttattttcatttattttataaacatcaaATAAGGTTGTattaggttaaaaaaaattatataaaaaataaataaccaattcatttttaaaaataaaatattagtattaatgAGATAAAGAGCATGAAGAgaaaatattattgttttcttttgaGAAGTTGAAGAGAAAATAGTTGTTCTTGAtagttatataataaaaaattattgtatttcaatttatcactatttttttaaaatctaatgaAGATTCTATTACATTCTTGAATTTGTAataatctttttaaataaaataatttagttgGAGATGCTATAAGTATTAGGTCAAAGAAGTGACAAAAAATGGCAATAATAGCATTTGATACACATGGAATTGTTGCGTTTTGTAGGCTAAACATGAAAACGACAACATGTGCAAGTGGAGGTCCCCCATTTTCATACACAGAATAACTCCAACCTCAGCCGCTGTGAGCACCAAATACTATtttgtataataaaataaaaccccTTAATTCTTCTCTAATTTGACTTTTTCCCCATTAACTTACTTATTCAAGCTTTTCTCTCCTGTCCCAAACACAAGGCATAAGTTAAAAATAGCCGAAAAACcccctttttttctttttaattccaGCCTGGAATCCAGCAACCTGGCAAAAAGTACAGTGCATTCCAAGAATAAACATAAGTCAAAATTTCATTCATTGTGTCTTTTTTATTGTCATAAACTTTGTTTCAGTTTAGTCCCTGACAAATAGATCCAATCCCACTGCACAATAAAATTGCTGATTCGTATTAAAATACTAACACTCTTATCAAGGTCTTGTAATGGAACTGTACAgaaccaaaattttattataaacaatagcaaaagaaatttaaatcaaacccaAATCTAATCTTGAAATCACTAGCAAAAATTTTCTTACACATGAATGAAGTAATGGAAGCTGTACAAATAATCTGCAGATTTAAACCAAAGAAAAAACCAAGGAACAAATACTCTAGACATTTGTCTTATTGGAAAGAATCTGATCTACTCTAGTGACATGTAATAAACTGTAGAAGAATCATAAGCTTGCGGTAGATTTGCCGTCCGAATTCAGGCGGAGGAGGGAGGGGGAGTAGCAAGCAGAAGAAGAATTTGAATACGGACTAATGAGTTCAGGGCACGGTTCAGGAAAAACGGATTCTGAAAAGCCGATAACGTTCGAACATACCCACGAATTCGATTCAGAATCGGTTAATAACGAGACGTTGAAGAGACATATAGAGGTGAATGGAGAATTTTCAATTCCTGTGAAGTTTCCTGCAGTAGTAATGTTTACACCAGTCACATTTTGTATTGTGATTTGATCAATAATCGGAAGAGCTTGAGGATCGAATTTGTCGTCAGGATGTAACCCGCGATCACCGATTGCACCGAATGCTGAGTTTATGTTTTCCAAATCAAGATTTGATGTAAGGATTCGTTTAATATAACCACCTCGACCTTTGGTGGTTCTAAATTCAATCCCACTTGATGAGTTGAATAGGTGGACCTGCTCCACAAGCACATCAGAAATGCCACCGGACATTTCGCTACCAAACGATATACAAGAGCCTGAATATGATTGAAGGTGGACCCTTCGTATGTGTACATCTTTTGTAGCTCTATTATATGCAATTCCATATTCATCCCACCCACTTTTGAGGGATATCGCGTCGTAACCCATTCTGATAATGCTGTCTTCTATACACACATTATTTGAAGAATCTGAAATTGCATAATGAAATATATATTCAAGTGATGAAAATTAAATGCAGATTATGCAATTTATGGAATGATGATTCGAAAAAACCGACCTGGGACTATGCCGATTGTGTAGGGTGATTCTGAAGGAGCAGAGAGTGACATATTTTGAACGAGAACCTTTCTGCACCAGAGTCATCAAATCACACACATACAAATAAGTTGAAGTAAGAATCAAATAAACAGAATTTGCAAGATATGCAATTTGATCAAATTATTACCTGCAATACACTGGATGAATGTTATATGCAGGAGCATTCAGGAATGTAAGATTTGAAACAATGATATGCTCAGATTCTATCAACTCCACCAGATGAGGCCTGCTGTAGTTCAAAGAATGAGATTCATACCAGTCCCACCAAACAGAACCCTGCCCGTCGATAGTTCCATTATCACCTACAACAGCGATAAACATATCACGGAATAAATAGATTGTTCACAGTTCTACGCAATGAACTAAGTTCATGTAAGTATTTATCAGCTGGCGGGCTTACCTGTTATCACTACATCGCTCAACTTATAGCCGTTTATTAGACTTCTATATCTTACTCCCGGAAGCTCAATCCCTCGACCGTACGATGGTAAGGGATCTACAACATCCC is a window of Mercurialis annua linkage group LG2, ddMerAnnu1.2, whole genome shotgun sequence DNA encoding:
- the LOC126667599 gene encoding probable polygalacturonase, which translates into the protein MKMPVALLLLLALSNVIGVYGEESNGQCNHKPSLSPRPHSVSILEFGAVGDGKTLNTIPFQNAIFYLKSFADKGGAQLYVPPGRWLTGSFNLTSHLTLFLEKGAVILGSQNPSHWDVVDPLPSYGRGIELPGVRYRSLINGYKLSDVVITGDNGTIDGQGSVWWDWYESHSLNYSRPHLVELIESEHIIVSNLTFLNAPAYNIHPVYCRKVLVQNMSLSAPSESPYTIGIVPDSSNNVCIEDSIIRMGYDAISLKSGWDEYGIAYNRATKDVHIRRVHLQSYSGSCISFGSEMSGGISDVLVEQVHLFNSSSGIEFRTTKGRGGYIKRILTSNLDLENINSAFGAIGDRGLHPDDKFDPQALPIIDQITIQNVTGVNITTAGNFTGIENSPFTSICLFNVSLLTDSESNSWVCSNVIGFSESVFPEPCPELISPYSNSSSACYSPSLLRLNSDGKSTASL